A region of Chloroflexota bacterium DNA encodes the following proteins:
- the phnC gene encoding phosphonate ABC transporter ATP-binding protein, translated as MLEIRNLTKIYEDGTLALDDVSFTVPDGEFLIVIGLSGSGKSTLLRCINRLIDPTDGEILWNGVDLAKLEGDELRQARRKIGMVFQHFNLVERSTVLTNILTGRLGYNKTWPTMIHRFPKEDRDKAWQVLKRMDIEDQAHKAARELSGGQQQRVGICRALMQDPELMLADEPVASLDPVLAHSILEHLEMLNREDNLTIMCSLHYLDLVQRYSTSVIGLRQGKLVYQGTKKDIANMTNEEFKRIYGEDAERIGGGNLEGNIETEGGQA; from the coding sequence ATGCTCGAAATTCGAAATTTGACGAAAATATATGAAGACGGGACCTTAGCCCTAGATGACGTCAGCTTCACCGTTCCCGATGGTGAATTCTTGATTGTTATCGGCCTCTCTGGTTCTGGCAAGTCCACACTATTACGATGCATCAACCGTCTGATTGACCCAACGGATGGAGAAATCCTCTGGAATGGCGTGGATTTGGCAAAACTCGAAGGTGATGAGCTTCGGCAAGCCCGTCGCAAGATTGGCATGGTTTTCCAGCACTTTAACCTTGTGGAACGCTCCACTGTCCTCACCAATATCCTCACCGGCCGGTTAGGGTATAACAAAACCTGGCCAACTATGATCCACCGTTTCCCCAAAGAAGATCGTGACAAAGCCTGGCAGGTCCTGAAAAGGATGGATATCGAGGACCAGGCGCATAAAGCTGCCCGGGAACTCTCCGGCGGTCAACAGCAGCGTGTCGGCATTTGTCGGGCCCTGATGCAGGATCCGGAACTGATGCTTGCTGACGAACCTGTTGCCAGCCTAGATCCCGTGTTGGCCCATTCCATTCTGGAACATCTTGAAATGCTCAATAGGGAAGATAACCTGACAATCATGTGCAGCCTGCACTATCTGGACCTCGTCCAGCGATATTCCACTTCCGTGATCGGCTTACGCCAGGGCAAATTGGTTTATCAGGGCACAAAGAAAGATATCGCCAATATGACCAACGAAGAATTCAAGAGAATCTACGGTGAAGATGCCGAACGCATTGGCGGGGGTAACCTCGAAGGTAATATTGAAACGGAAGGAGGTCAGGCATGA
- a CDS encoding phosphate/phosphite/phosphonate ABC transporter substrate-binding protein produces MKKIAYVVIALMVIASFTLAGCKQEAALGTEENPIIWALVPSGETDTVLAGFEDVAAILYDETGLVIEPFVATEYAGVIEALSADPPKAHMASLATFAYLVASARGVADVALVSERYGSPSYNGQIITRADSGINDIADLAGKTYCRPDPLSTSGWIIPMVTMQAAGINPETDLAEVVDAGSHDAVAAGVYDGTCDAGSTYIDVRSSMEEDYPDIMEVTKVINVSVDIPNDGVQFSPSVPAEIREAIVNALLTINETEEGLAAIDAAYEWTKLVAKDDSFYDPFRQVLDAAGIDPETLMGE; encoded by the coding sequence ATGAAGAAGATTGCTTATGTTGTGATCGCTCTGATGGTGATCGCCAGCTTCACCCTCGCTGGGTGTAAACAAGAGGCTGCGCTTGGCACCGAAGAGAACCCAATCATCTGGGCCCTTGTTCCCTCTGGCGAAACAGACACGGTTTTGGCTGGCTTTGAAGATGTCGCCGCCATTCTCTATGATGAGACCGGTCTCGTCATTGAACCCTTCGTCGCCACCGAATACGCTGGCGTGATCGAAGCCCTCTCGGCTGACCCACCCAAGGCTCACATGGCCTCCCTGGCAACCTTTGCGTACCTCGTTGCCTCCGCTCGTGGTGTTGCTGATGTTGCCCTCGTTTCCGAACGCTATGGCAGCCCCTCCTACAACGGTCAGATTATCACCCGTGCAGACAGTGGCATCAATGACATTGCGGATCTGGCCGGCAAGACTTACTGCCGCCCTGACCCATTGAGCACCTCTGGCTGGATCATCCCCATGGTCACCATGCAGGCCGCTGGCATCAATCCAGAAACTGACCTGGCCGAAGTTGTGGACGCTGGTTCACATGACGCCGTTGCCGCTGGTGTTTATGATGGCACCTGCGACGCTGGTTCAACCTACATTGACGTTCGCTCCTCGATGGAAGAAGATTATCCTGACATCATGGAAGTCACCAAGGTTATCAACGTTTCCGTCGATATCCCCAATGATGGCGTTCAATTCAGCCCCTCTGTCCCCGCTGAAATCCGTGAAGCCATCGTAAACGCGCTCCTCACCATCAACGAGACCGAAGAAGGCCTTGCAGCTATTGACGCTGCTTACGAATGGACCAAATTGGTTGCGAAGGATGACTCCTTCTATGATCCATTCCGCCAGGTTCTGGATGCAGCTGGTATCGATCCTGAAACCCTGATGGGTGAGTAA